The following are from one region of the Shinella sp. PSBB067 genome:
- a CDS encoding CoA-acylating methylmalonate-semialdehyde dehydrogenase: protein MYEIGHFIDGKHVPGTSGRTANVYNPATGEVQARVALASDAELQAAVDAAKAAQPKWAATNPQRRARVFMKFVDLLNQNMDELAVLVSREHGKTVEDSKGDVIRGLEVCEFVIGIPHLAKSEFTEGAGPGIDMYSIRQPVGIGAGITPFNFPGMIPMWMFAPAIACGNAFILKPSERDPSLPIRLAELMIEAGLPAGILNVVNGDKAAVDGIVAHPDIGAVSFVGSTPIARYVYGAATANGKRAQCFGGAKNHMIIMPDADLDQAVNALMGAGYGSAGERCMAVSVAVPVGEETANRLIEKLTPKVESLRIGPYTDEKADMGPVVTKEAQARIRSLIDKGVEEGATLVVDGRDFKLQGYENGYFVGGCLFDNVTPDMEIYKTEIFGPVLSVVRARNYEEALDLPMKHEYGNGVAIYTRDGDAARDFASRINIGMVGINVPIPVPLAYHSFGGWKASAFGDLNQHGTDSIKFWTRTKTVTSRWPSGIKDGAEFVMPTMK from the coding sequence ATGTACGAGATCGGACATTTCATCGACGGCAAGCATGTGCCGGGCACGAGCGGCCGCACCGCCAACGTCTACAATCCCGCCACGGGCGAGGTTCAGGCCAGGGTCGCGCTCGCGAGCGACGCCGAGCTGCAGGCCGCCGTCGACGCCGCCAAGGCCGCGCAGCCGAAGTGGGCCGCCACCAACCCGCAGCGCCGCGCCCGCGTCTTCATGAAGTTCGTCGACCTGCTCAACCAGAACATGGACGAGCTGGCGGTGCTGGTCTCGCGCGAACATGGCAAGACGGTCGAGGACTCCAAGGGCGACGTCATCCGCGGCCTCGAAGTCTGCGAGTTCGTCATCGGCATTCCGCATCTGGCCAAGAGCGAGTTCACCGAAGGCGCAGGCCCCGGCATCGACATGTATTCGATCCGCCAGCCGGTCGGCATCGGCGCCGGCATCACGCCGTTCAACTTCCCGGGCATGATCCCGATGTGGATGTTCGCCCCGGCGATTGCCTGCGGCAACGCCTTCATCCTCAAGCCCTCCGAGCGCGACCCGTCCCTGCCGATCCGCCTTGCCGAACTGATGATCGAGGCCGGCCTGCCGGCGGGCATCCTCAACGTCGTCAACGGTGACAAGGCTGCGGTCGACGGCATCGTCGCCCACCCGGACATCGGTGCCGTCTCCTTCGTCGGCTCCACGCCGATCGCCCGCTACGTCTACGGTGCGGCCACGGCCAACGGCAAGCGCGCCCAGTGCTTCGGCGGCGCCAAGAACCACATGATCATCATGCCCGACGCCGACCTCGACCAGGCCGTCAACGCCCTGATGGGCGCCGGCTACGGTTCGGCCGGCGAACGCTGCATGGCCGTCTCCGTCGCCGTTCCGGTCGGCGAGGAAACCGCCAACCGGCTCATCGAGAAGCTGACGCCCAAGGTCGAGAGCCTGCGCATCGGTCCCTATACCGACGAGAAGGCCGACATGGGCCCGGTCGTCACCAAGGAAGCCCAGGCCCGCATCCGCAGCCTCATCGACAAGGGCGTGGAAGAGGGCGCCACGCTCGTTGTCGACGGCCGCGACTTCAAGCTCCAGGGTTACGAGAACGGCTATTTCGTCGGCGGCTGCCTGTTCGACAACGTCACGCCGGACATGGAAATCTACAAGACCGAGATCTTCGGCCCGGTCCTGTCCGTCGTGCGCGCCAGGAACTACGAGGAAGCGCTCGACCTGCCGATGAAGCACGAATACGGCAACGGCGTCGCCATCTACACCCGCGACGGCGATGCCGCCCGCGACTTCGCCAGCCGCATCAACATCGGCATGGTCGGCATCAACGTTCCGATCCCGGTTCCGCTGGCCTACCACTCCTTCGGCGGCTGGAAAGCCTCCGCCTTCGGCGACCTCAACCAGCACGGCACGGACTCCATCAAGTTCTGGACCCGCACCAAGACCGTGACGAGCCGCTGGCCGTCCGGCATCAAGGACGGCGCCGAATTCGTCATGCCGACGATGAAGTGA
- a CDS encoding response regulator, with the protein MTAKVHLLLVDDDPAENVILSALMRKVASYTIALHYVETVEGALDFIRSSGVRLDMILMDNRLQPQADFRETVPELRRAGYIGPVGVISSSISDAYFQKIEDYGVDFRIDKAELDPTAIEFILQEYVQRDVGAGI; encoded by the coding sequence ATGACAGCAAAAGTGCATCTCCTGCTTGTTGATGACGATCCTGCGGAAAACGTCATTCTCAGCGCTCTGATGCGCAAGGTGGCAAGCTACACGATCGCGCTGCACTATGTGGAGACGGTGGAGGGCGCGCTGGATTTCATCCGGTCGTCCGGCGTGCGGCTCGACATGATCCTGATGGACAACCGGCTCCAGCCGCAGGCCGATTTCCGGGAAACCGTGCCGGAATTGCGCCGCGCCGGCTATATCGGCCCGGTCGGCGTCATCTCCTCGTCGATCAGCGACGCCTATTTCCAGAAGATCGAGGACTACGGCGTCGACTTCCGCATCGACAAGGCTGAGCTCGATCCCACGGCCATCGAGTTCATCCTGCAGGAATATGTGCAGCGCGACGTCGGCGCGGGAATCTGA
- the rirA gene encoding iron-responsive transcriptional regulator RirA — translation MRLTKQTNYAVRMLMYCAANGDKLSRIPEIAKAYGVSELFLFKILQPLTRAGIIETVRGRNGGVRLPKPASEITLFDVVRVTEDSFAMAECFEVGEIECPLVDSCGLNAALRKALNAFFEVLQQYTIDDLVKARPQIGMLLGLEHTRAAQQQAAQQPAA, via the coding sequence ATGCGCCTGACGAAGCAAACCAACTATGCCGTGCGCATGTTGATGTACTGCGCGGCAAACGGGGACAAGCTCAGCCGCATCCCGGAAATCGCCAAGGCCTACGGCGTTTCGGAGCTTTTCCTGTTCAAGATCCTTCAGCCGCTGACCAGGGCCGGCATCATCGAGACGGTACGCGGCCGCAACGGCGGCGTGCGCCTGCCCAAGCCCGCCTCGGAAATCACGCTGTTCGACGTTGTGCGGGTGACGGAGGATTCCTTCGCCATGGCCGAATGTTTCGAGGTCGGCGAGATCGAATGCCCGCTCGTCGATAGCTGTGGCCTCAATGCGGCGCTCCGCAAGGCACTGAACGCCTTCTTCGAGGTGCTCCAGCAGTACACGATCGACGATCTCGTCAAGGCGCGTCCGCAGATCGGCATGCTGCTCGGACTGGAGCATACGCGGGCAGCCCAGCAGCAGGCAGCCCAGCAGCCGGCGGCCTGA
- a CDS encoding LuxR family transcriptional regulator: protein MNRHFKRYDFEGDLEKALNRVDFFRIFHTMALRYGFEHFGVLQLANEHETSLLAGRLMLHDLPAGLAETYDKRYRLNDSALFKSFYKSTIPTVWRAPDAMENGSAEGADFLDQIGFDMAMSIPVHSVTGTRYVVLFLGDGEEIGRSEHFEICYEANCAFDYFHRQVLANKAGMGLTPRETEILRWISYGKTASEIALIVSVSEHTVNSHTATILKKLDVVNRTQMVAKAIREQIIQ from the coding sequence TTGAACAGACACTTCAAGCGATACGATTTCGAAGGCGATCTGGAGAAGGCTCTCAATCGCGTCGATTTCTTTCGCATCTTCCATACGATGGCGCTGCGCTACGGGTTCGAGCACTTCGGCGTGCTTCAACTCGCCAACGAGCACGAGACCAGCCTGCTTGCCGGGCGCCTGATGCTGCACGACCTGCCGGCCGGGCTTGCCGAAACCTACGACAAGCGCTACCGCCTCAACGATTCCGCCCTCTTCAAGAGCTTCTACAAGTCCACGATCCCGACCGTCTGGCGGGCGCCGGACGCAATGGAGAACGGGTCGGCCGAGGGTGCCGACTTCCTCGACCAGATCGGCTTCGACATGGCCATGTCCATTCCCGTCCATTCGGTCACCGGCACGCGCTATGTCGTCCTCTTCCTCGGCGACGGGGAGGAGATCGGCCGGAGCGAACATTTCGAGATCTGCTACGAAGCGAACTGCGCCTTCGACTATTTCCATCGCCAGGTGCTGGCCAACAAGGCGGGCATGGGGCTGACGCCGCGCGAGACGGAGATCCTGCGCTGGATTTCCTACGGCAAGACGGCGAGCGAGATCGCGCTCATCGTTTCCGTCTCCGAGCATACGGTGAACTCGCACACGGCGACGATCCTGAAGAAACTCGACGTGGTCAACCGCACCCAGATGGTCGCCAAGGCGATCCGCGAACAGATCATCCAGTAA